The Candidatus Polarisedimenticolia bacterium genome contains a region encoding:
- a CDS encoding prepilin-type N-terminal cleavage/methylation domain-containing protein: MMRRKRSVEPGDKSAAKGFTLLELLIVVALIAIITALAVPQFKHTPQKAKEAVLKEDLYTLRDVIDQYFTDKGKYPATLEDLVEAGYIRKVPVDPITGSSDSWQLEMAEMGEDEGEDAAGGIYDVHSGASGTALDGTNYSEW, encoded by the coding sequence ATGATGCGGCGAAAGCGGTCGGTCGAACCGGGGGACAAGAGCGCGGCGAAGGGCTTCACGCTTCTGGAGCTTCTCATCGTGGTTGCGCTCATTGCCATCATCACCGCGCTGGCCGTGCCGCAGTTCAAACACACGCCGCAGAAGGCCAAGGAGGCGGTCCTGAAAGAGGACCTCTACACCCTGCGCGACGTCATCGATCAGTACTTCACCGACAAAGGGAAGTATCCCGCCACGCTGGAGGACCTGGTCGAGGCGGGCTACATCCGCAAGGTGCCGGTGGATCCGATCACCGGGTCGTCCGACAGCTGGCAGCTGGAGATGGCGGAGATGGGCGAGGATGAAGGTGAAGATGCCGCGGGCGGCATCTATGACGTCCACAGCGGTGCTTCCGGCACGGCGCTGGACGGAACAAACTATTCAGAGTGGTGA